From Styela clava chromosome 6, kaStyClav1.hap1.2, whole genome shotgun sequence, one genomic window encodes:
- the LOC120331027 gene encoding neuronal acetylcholine receptor subunit alpha-7-like, whose translation MKMVPAIAFVLFVFSSVPGCSANPLVTLPETKLVAHLMKNYNPTVRPVENYDDVVMVNFSLAIQQIIDLDEKNQLLTTSIYMTCAWNDVQLKWDSKEHANITSIRLPSKLVWKPDILVYNSAADSFDQLKHTNVIIYENGVVEWLPPGIFKTTCDVDIQNFPFDEQSCDIKFGAWTHHGNLIDLNLLYDGLADNSSYYNSSEWDFVNMTGVRSKVKYECCPDPFVDATFTVRMRRRSMFYIINLILPCVLVCSLTILIFILPADSGERMTLGITVLLAMVVFLQIVADNMPPTGEIPLLGRYFLFSVIMVTLSVVTSVLSMNLHHTSPATSEGMPVWIELVFLEFLPKILLMRIPPKTKTQNDTMEKVGNGTDELPLMKVGERLGSFQNDFQQNKDPNTVLAMQLRHSEKQITKMCGDLHDIVQSMKDEEEDDVVAVKWRFAARVMDRFCLVFFILFFLLSTLFTVGMPPAHTT comes from the exons ATGAAGATGGTTCCGGCAATTGCGTTTGttctatttgtatttagcaGTG ttcCTGGATGTTCAGCAAATCCATTAGTAACTCTTCCAGAAACGAAATTGGTAGCACACCTCATGAAGAATTATAACCCGACCGTTCGACCTGTTGAAAATTACGACGATGTCGTAATGGTCAACTTTTCTTTGGCTATACAACAAATCATTGACCTG GATGAAAAAAATCAACTGCTGACTACGAGCATTTACATGACATGT gcaTGGAATGATGTACAACTAAAATGGGATTCGAAAGAACATGCGAACATTACATCTATTAGATTGCCTTCCAAACTGGTTTGGAAGCCAGATATATTAGTTTACAACAG tgCTGCAGATTCATTTGATCAATTGAAGCACACCAACGTCATCATATACGAAAATGGTGTTGTTGAATGGTTACCACCAGGAATATTCAAGACAACATGTGATGTTGACATACAAAATTTCCCTTTTGATGAGCAAAGTTGTGATATCAAGTTTGGAGCATGGACTCATCATGGAAATTTg ATTGACTTGAATCTCCTCTACGATGGATTAGCAGATAATTCGTCGTATTACAACAGCAGTGAATGGGATTTTGTTA atatgaCAGGCGTCCGCAGCAAAGTCAAATACGAGTGCTGTCCAGATCCATTTGTTGATGCAACATTTACCGTCAGAATGCGCCGAAGATCTATGTTTTACATAATAAACCTTATTCTCCCCTGTGTGCTTGTGTGCTCTCTGACAATTCTCATATTTATATTACCGGCAGACTCTGGTGAAAGAATGACTTTGG GTATCACCGTATTACTAGCAATGGTCGTGTTTTTACAAATCGTAGCGGATAACATGCCACCTACCGGAGAAATTCCTTTACTGG GAAGATATTTTCTCTTCAGTGTTATAATGGTAACACTGTCAGTTGTCACGAGTGTTTTATCCATGAACTTACACCATACGAGTCCAGCTACAAGCGAGGGAATGCCAGTTTGG ATCGAACTCGTGTTCTTAGAATTTTTACCAAAAATTTTACTGATGAGAATTCCACCTAAAACAAAAACGCAAAATGACACAATGGAAAAAGTGGGGAACGGGACTGATGAACTCCCATTGATGAAg GTGGGCGAAAGGCTTGGtagttttcaaaatgattttcagCAAAACAAGGATCCGAACACAGTGCTGGCGATGCAGCTGAGGCATTCGGAAAA gcAAATAACCAAAATGTGTGGAGACTTGCATGACATTGTACAAAGCATGAAAGACGAGGAAGAAGATGATGTTGTCGCTGTAAAATGGAGATTCGCAGCCCGTGTTATGGACAG attttgtcTCGTCTTCTTTATACTGTTCTTCCTATTGTCAACTCTCTTTACTGTCGGAATGCCTCCAGCGCACACAacctaa